A window of Polyodon spathula isolate WHYD16114869_AA chromosome 22, ASM1765450v1, whole genome shotgun sequence contains these coding sequences:
- the cdhr2 gene encoding cadherin-related family member 2, with product MRHSFISWSLQQLISDDFFLLQNISDGTVLFKVSATDADENAFVTYSIDEVVPGSAGNQDLFVIERNGDVKLNGTLNYNDKSTYYQLQIRATDNGGILYGNFIYQSSLAYGFINVKDVPDRNPVFLNAPYQTSVEEHTPVGHSVFTVKAVDGDKGINDIILYSIDGKHCREFKAWATEKENNIHGQPAKTSTNVTISITDLNDNRPEFYNCKAECDYSSDKQDSFTGYIEEHSSMGVSVANLTIVARDPDEGVNARFVLTLQGPNAKAFSVAPKDVFGSSQVQIQVLIPNDVDYEKEHTMSVEIIANDTGRGVDCCSTASVTIHLIDINDNRPTFQNETYQLQVKEKSEAGTVIATITASDPDTEDNDKITYRLLPESILQFFAVGEKTGIITVKNSGNLDRETRSVYFATLQATDTVNNVGTTVLEINLLDINDQIPKMARDSYIVFVKEGPDEKLDLKIEAFDNDEPETNNSVVRYRIEESEFSNNFTINEETGVVTINGALDREAMEPSLNGKIHLTVTAYDWGHPSLSSSVNVTINIEDINDNNPVFTETVYQCSVRESDKGAYVGFVQATDQDQTEINNRISFRITDGSFGNFIIRTFQSNDGYRGNVTVDPDIELDYEKNKKFTLTIEATDLGQNSATATMEVTVQDVNDERPTLDVQSLTDVSVKENRSTSGVVRNITGADSDTNHSLVYELLEVTCQCNNDVPENECLDWFWLSPEGSVTVNDSSVIDYEACHYVRMKVQVVDTLTEKGQNHSTSGILKIDIVDINDNAPEFISDEKLFVLVPEVDGKDTEVANVSASDRDSGQNKVIIFSLQQVEFISSEGLTTTLTGIFKIETTIENGIYKGIIRIENTLNNALKGKYKVTVLAKDSGSPALETTMQLDIFTIDTSYRVDLRFTSSADEIRKNIIPITSILSGATNAKVHVVQIEQETSLRVTAISTMSAYFVYQNGSAIIPKDIINVLQSDVQAFQELNKYGLVYVDSGSQKEPESQNVLIGVIAGLIGALILVVAAMITALVCTSKSYKRKLKAVHALKSVNSNMADNLQSGLVVPGTNKYTMDGANPVLNLNIDSATDLGFDEESADRVSLNSLDNNDDLNISEKDSTHLMIIEEEEEEFTEQPYIEPLDQALALHNKENETNDTYTFTNPALDTTDL from the exons ATGAGGCACAGTTTCATCTCCTGGTCCTTGCAACAGTTAATAAGTGATGACTTTTTTCTGTTGCAGAACATAAGTGATGGTACAGTGCTGTTTAAAGTTAGTGCAACAGACGCAGACGAAAATGCTTTCGTGACATACTCTATTGACGAG GTTGTGCCAGGCAGTGCTGGAAACCAGGATCTTTTTGTTATTGAGAGAAATGGAGATGTCAAGCTCAATGGCACGTTAAACTACAACGACAAAAGCACCTACTATCAGCTGCAAATCAGAGCCACG GACAATGGTGGGATACTCTATGGTAATTTTATTTATCAAAGCAGCTTAGCCTATGGATTCATTAATGTTAAAGATGTCCCTGACAGGAACCCAGTCTTTTTAAACGCACCCTATCAGACCTCCGTTGAAGAACACACACCTGTT GGCCATTCTGTGTTTACAGTGAAAGCGGTTGATGGTGACAAAGGAATCAACGACATAATCCTCTATTCCATTGATGGTAAGCACTGCAGAGAGTTTAAAGCATGG GCTACggagaaagaaaataacataCATGGACAACCAGCAAAAACATCAACCAATGTGACAATCAGTATTACTGACCTCAATGACAACAGACCTGAGTTCTACAACTGCAAGGCGGAATGTGATTACAGCAGTGATAAGCAGGACAGCTTCACTGGCTACATCGAGGAACATTCCTCCATGGGGGTGTCAGTGGCCAACCTGACCATCGTAGCCCGAGATCCGGATGAG GGAGTTAATGCCAGGTTTGTATTGACCCTACAAGGACCAAATGCCAAAGCCTTCTCAGTAGCTCCGAAAGATGTCTTTGGAAGCAGCCAGGTGCAGATTCAGGTCTTGATCCCAAATGACGTTGACTATGAGAAAGAACATACCATGAGTGTAGAG ATCATTGCCAATGACACAGGGAGAGGGGTTGACTGCTGTTCTACTGCGTCCGTTACTATCCACCTCATTGACATTAATGACAACAGACCAACTTTTCAGAACGAAACCTACCAGCTACAAGTGAAGGAAAAGAGTGAAGCGGGAACAGTCATAGCAACCATCACA gcTAGCGATCCTGACACAGAGGACAACGACAAAATCACCTACAGACTTCTACCTGAGAGCAT ATTACAATTCTTTGCAGTTGGCGAAAAAACTGGGATAATCACTGTTAAGAATTCAGGAAATCTGGACAGAGAAACACGCTCGGTTTACTTTGCCACTTTACAAGCAACTGACACTGTGAATAACGTAGGAACCACCGTGCTGGAAATCAATCTCCTGGACATTAATGACCAGATCCCCAAAATGGCCAGGGACTCTTACATAGTCTTTGTTAAAGAAGGACCTGACGAGAAACTAGACCTTAAGATTgag GCTTTTGACAACGACGAACCGGAAACTAACAACAGCGTTGTTCGGTACAGGATAGAAGAGAGTGAGTTCAGTAACAACTTCACCATCAATGAAGAGACAGGCGTGGTAACAATAAATGGGGCTTTGGACAGAGAGGCCATGGAACCTTCGTTAAATGGAAAAATTCACTTGACAGTGACGGCATATGATTGGGGACATCCAAGTCTGTCCTCATCCGTTAACGTGACTATCAATATAGAG gacaTCAACGATAATAACCCAGTGTTCACCGAAACTGTGTATCAGTGCTCTGTACGAGAGAGTGATAAAG GTGCTTATGTGGGGTTTGTGCAAGCCACGGATCAGGACCAGACAGAAATCAACAACCGTATCTCCTTCCGAATAACTGACGGCAGCTTCGGCAACTTCATCATTCGCACTTTCCAAAGCAACGACGGTTACAGGGGCAACGTCACAGTGGACCCTGACATTGAACTAGATTacgaaaaaaataagaaattcaCTCTGACCATCGAAGCCACGGACCTCGGTCAGAATTCTGCCACCGCCACCATGGAGGTAACCGTCCAGGATGTCAACGATGAACGGCCGACTCTCGACGTCCAGTCTCTCACTGACGTGAGCGTGAAGGAGAACAGATCCACAAGTGGGGTGGTGAGAAACATAACCGGGGCTGATTCTGACACCAATCACTCTCTGGTTTATGAGCTTCTGGAAGTGACCTGCCAATGTAACAACGACGTCCCTGAAAATGAGTGCCTGGACTGGTTTTGGCTGAGTCCAGAAGGCTCAGTGACAGTGAACGACAGCTCTGTGATCGATTATGAGGCCTGTCATTATGTCAGGATGAAAGTACAAGTGGTAGATACGCTTACAGAGAAAGGGCAAAATCACAGCACTTCAG GGATATTGAAAATCGACATTGTTGACATCAACGACAACGCTCCAGAATTCATTTCAGACGAGAAGTTGTTTG TGTTGGTCCCAGAAGTTGATGGCAAAGATACTGAAGTGGCAAATGTGTct GCCAGTGACCGTGATTCTGGACAAAATAAAGTTATAATATTCTCACTTCAGCAAGTTGAGTTTATCTCATCTGAGGGCTTGACTACAACCTTGACAGGCATTTTCAAAATAGAGACTACAATTGAAAATGGCATCTATAAGGGAATTATAAG GATTGAAAACACCCTTAACAATGCATTGAAAGGAAAGTACAAGGTAACAGTCCTGGCTAAAGACTCTGGAAGCCCAGCCTTGGAAACCACAATGCAGCTTGAC atcTTTACAATTGACACAAGTTACCGTGTTGACCTCCGGTTTACATCGTCTGCTGATGAAATCAGGAAAAACATCATTCCCATCACCAG CATTTTGTCTGGAGCCACCAATGCAAAAGTGCACGTTGTGCAAATTGAACAGGAAACGAGTCTAAG AGTCACAGCGATTTCCACCATGTCTGCATACTTTGTGTACCAAAATGGATCGGCTATTATTCCCAAAGACATTATCAA TGTTCTTCAGAGTGACGTTCAGGCATTTCAAGAGCTTAACAAATACGGCTTAGTGTACGTT GACTCGGGGTCGCAAAAGGAGCCTGAGAGTCAGAATGTGCTCATTGGTGTGATAGCAGGCTTAATTGGGGCTCTGATTCTTGTGGTGGCTGCCATGATAACCGCTCTGGTTTGCACCAGTAAAAG CTACAAAAGAAAACTGAAGGCTGTCCATGCACTGAAGTCAGTTAACTCAAACATGGCAGACAACCTTCAGAGTGGACTTGTGGTTCCCGGGACTAACAAGTACACCATGGATGG GGCTAACCCTGTGTTGAATTTGAATATTGACTCTGCCACTGACCTGGGTTTTGATGAAGAGAGCGCTGATCGAGTAAG CCTGAACTCACTGGACAACAATGATGATCTGAACATATCAGAAAAAGACTCAACGCATTTGATG ATTattgaagaagaggaggaggaattCACTGAGCAGCCGTATATTGAGCCCCTAGATCAAGCTCTAGCTCTGCACAACAAGGAAAATGAAACCAACGACACCTACACCTTCACTAACCCCGCCCTCGACACCACCGATCTCTAA
- the LOC121296938 gene encoding uncharacterized protein LOC121296938 → MGSVKESSVISQIQICPGLVMEGSIGAEPGSDTPSHGPREGASCEATSSCGPPQSNVYSTSNHQNAKSCCQPETTAKRPICNALQSPEETFNVSKEHCEYLPAGGPSAALSVNAEPEPRLKDTSVKVVTALKIESDCSVASGNQGAVVGTLNRFSDVDTNQDCDKVTADNQMEKQGTGGSATLRKDLNLKVSDHEHRESIKEDVIQEMSLSQPCKVEKPSLDTSGDPVQLKGSSNDLPDDSKVITNAGVIKRKDLSLKEAINQSNCRAEKYNQDSSLHEDKQKSSMESIADPGLQETSKGDTHVKEIKEVPSLDKKVCEFHQEKLAKHPQPTRNHETEELSTVVSGPESNTYTEARDQNKKQSGELTITSHATLEVCGTIQETTKPLQVEIHDQKNASCNGGQKELGQLERKQREESHCLGEARMKLTLHVETVEDSSGEAVGLCLSQNIPGVHAEIQVGLGVPCRSAATSPMTPPEGSDSFFFPVGKAGLEEVKPAKKDAELQVGMQVESRSVATAPMTPGRKSPQASYPEIHIKGVTEDDKPEPVREVRWDEKGMTWEVYGASMEVEVLGMAIQKHLEKQIEEQGKQPPPQPLPSAHPPPTNPELNRASSVKGALKKAAGGKKKRRQRNPFRAVLQNLHRPQCCSRANTIE, encoded by the coding sequence ATGGGAAGTGTCAAGGAATCCAGTGTTATCTCTCAGATACAGATCTGCCCTGGACTGGTGATGGAGGGCTCCATAGGGGCTGAGCCTGGAAGCGACACCCCCTCCCACGGCCCGCGAGAGGGGGCAAGCTGTGAAGCTACCTCAAGCTGTGGCCCCCCTCAATCCAACGTCTATTCTACAAGCAACCACCAAAATGCAAAGAGCTGCTGCCAGCCGGAAACGACTGCGAAGAGGCCAATCTGCAATGCTCTCCAAAGCCCAGAAGAGACTTTTAATGTGAGCAAGGAGCACTGTGAGTATTTACCTGCTGGAGGACCCAGTGCAGCACTCAGTGTTAACGCAGAGCCTGAACCACGATTGAAAGACACATCAGTTAAGGTGGTAACAGCTCTTAAGATTGAGAGTGATTGTTCAGTGGCGTCAGGCAATCAGGGAGCTGTGGTGGGTACGTTGAACCGGTTCAGTGATGTGGATACTAACCAAGACTGTGACAAAGTGACTGCAGACAATCAAATGGAAAAGCAGGGGACGGGAGGGAGTGCAACCCTTCGAAAGGATCTTAACCTGAAAGTGTCCGATCATGAACATAGAGAGTCAATCAAGGAAGACGTCATTCAAGAGATGTCATTGTCACAACCCTGCAAGGTGGAGAAGCCTTCTTTAGATACATCTGGAGATCCTGTTCAACTCAAGGGGTCTTCTAATGACTTGCCAGATGATTCCAAAGTGATTACGAACGCAggagtaataaaaagaaaagacttAAGCCTCAAAGAGGCTATCAATCAGTCTAATTGCAGGGCTGAAAAGTATAACCAGGATTCCTCATTGCATGAAGACAAACAGAAATCTAGCATGGAATCTATAGCTGATCCAGGCTTACAAGAAACCAGTAAAGGAGATACACACGTAAAAGAAATAAAGGAGGTGCCATCTCTAGACAAGAAGGTCTGTGAGTTCCATCAGGAGAAGCTTGCAAAACACCCCCAGCCCACACGCAACCATGAAACCGAAGAGCTATCTACTGTGGTTTCAGGTCCTGAAAGTAATACATATACTGAGGCTAGAGACCAAAACAAGAAGCAATCTGGAGAGCTGACAATAACATCACATGCTACTTTGGAGGTCTGCGGCACCATTCAAGAAACTACCAAGCCCTTACAAGTAGAAATACATGATCAAAAAAACGCTTCGTGTAACGGAGGGCAAAAGGAGCTCGGGCAATTGGAAAGGAAGCAAAGGGAAGAATCACATTGCCTGGGTGAGGCTAGAATGAAGCTCACGCTACACGTCGAGACAGTGGAGGATAGCAGCGGTGAAGCAGTGGGTCTGTGCCTATCACAGAACATCCCTGGTGTTCACGCTGAGATTCAGGTCGGCCTGGGGGTGCCGTGCAGGTCAGCAGCAACCAGCCCTATGACACCGCCTGAGGGGTCTGACAGTTTCTTTTTCCCTGTGGGGAAGGCAGGGCTTGAGGAGGTTAAACCTGCCAAGAAGGATGCAGAGCTGCAGGTGGGCATGCAAGTAGAGTCCAGGTCAGTTGCCACTGCGCCCATGACTCCAGGTAGGAAGTCTCCCCAGGCTTCGTACCCTGAGATTCACATCAAAGGGGTGACAGAGGATGACAAGCCTGAGCCAGTGCGGGAGGTCAGGTGGGACGAGAAGGGGATGACCTGGGAAGTGTACGGGGCCTCCATGGAGGTAGAGGTGCTGGGGATGGCCATCCAGAAACATTTGGAAAAGCAGATTGAGGAACAAGGGAAGCAACCTCCGCCACAGCCCCTTCCATCGGCACACCCGCCACCCACAAACCCAGAGCTCAACAGAGCAAGCTCAGTCAAAGGTGCGCTGAAGAAAGCTGCCGGGGGGAAGAAGAAGAGACGGCAGAGGAATCCCTTTCGAGCTGTCCTGCAAAACCTCCACCGACCGCAGTGCTGCTCGCGGGCAAACACCATCGAGTGA